In a single window of the Leptospira sanjuanensis genome:
- a CDS encoding 7TM diverse intracellular signaling domain-containing protein: MKQKFPFLFALGILFFSIFFVRCPNPISTKLAPHAEKGVLDLREWNFDTDGIVKLDGEWSFVWKELSLSKPESKSTDSKSYFVSVPDNWNSYSEIPDTNSLSVYGYGTFTLKVLLSEDQNPLSIRFQDVGTAGALWVDGVKLIRSGVVGTDENTSRPQYLPRYAEFKPGGKEILIQVEVSNFHHFKGGIWETIRLGSKKDISGYREDRWTTEMFLFGSIAIMALYHFGLFSLRRKDKSSLYFGLFCFVIVIRLLMTGERFILQKFPEIPWELGSKVEYLSFYLAWPIFQKYMDTIFPEDMSPIVWKISAAVVGVFSLVILFFPTKIFALTLIPYQLVLLVYTLLFFFWLGRFIYRKRDGAIIASLGALALIAAAVNDILQSQTMVSTGYYLPLGLFTFIFAQSYMLSLKFSAAFVSIENLSADLKATNRSYSRFVPLEFLNFLGKKNITEIELGDQTQREMTILFSDIRSFTELSEKMTPKDNFDFLNSYMGRMGPIIRKHGGFVDKYLGDGIMALFPDSPDNALEAALEMKQELDRHNQSRLERNYEPIRIGIGIHTGVLMLGTIGEAERMDGTVISDAVNLASRIEGLTKKYGVDILLSDDSFRKIRNRVKYAFKELGKVSVKGKENLVGVYQVE; the protein is encoded by the coding sequence ATGAAGCAGAAATTTCCGTTCTTATTCGCGTTGGGAATTCTTTTTTTTTCGATTTTCTTCGTTCGTTGTCCCAATCCGATTTCCACAAAACTTGCACCTCACGCGGAGAAAGGCGTTTTGGATTTGCGAGAATGGAATTTCGATACGGACGGAATCGTTAAATTGGACGGCGAATGGTCCTTTGTCTGGAAGGAGCTAAGTCTTTCCAAACCGGAATCGAAGTCGACCGATTCGAAATCGTACTTCGTATCCGTTCCGGATAACTGGAACTCGTATTCGGAGATTCCGGATACGAATTCCTTATCGGTCTACGGATACGGCACTTTCACTTTGAAAGTTTTGTTAAGCGAAGATCAAAATCCTCTTTCGATCCGATTTCAGGATGTCGGCACTGCGGGGGCGCTTTGGGTGGACGGCGTAAAGCTGATTCGAAGCGGGGTCGTCGGAACGGACGAAAACACGTCCAGACCTCAGTATCTTCCACGTTATGCGGAGTTTAAGCCGGGCGGAAAGGAAATTCTGATTCAAGTGGAAGTGTCGAACTTTCATCACTTTAAGGGCGGAATTTGGGAAACGATCCGACTCGGAAGTAAAAAAGATATTTCCGGTTACAGAGAGGACCGATGGACCACCGAAATGTTCCTGTTCGGAAGCATTGCGATCATGGCCCTTTATCATTTCGGTTTATTTTCTTTGAGAAGAAAAGACAAATCGAGTTTATACTTCGGACTTTTTTGTTTCGTAATCGTGATCCGTTTGCTGATGACAGGTGAACGATTCATTCTTCAAAAGTTTCCGGAGATTCCCTGGGAGTTGGGAAGCAAGGTGGAATATCTTTCCTTTTATCTGGCTTGGCCGATCTTTCAGAAATATATGGATACGATTTTTCCGGAAGACATGAGTCCGATCGTTTGGAAGATCAGCGCGGCCGTAGTCGGCGTATTTTCGCTCGTAATTCTTTTCTTTCCGACCAAGATTTTCGCGCTCACTCTCATTCCTTATCAACTCGTTCTTCTGGTTTATACGCTGCTTTTTTTCTTTTGGCTCGGAAGATTCATCTATCGAAAGAGGGACGGAGCGATCATAGCGAGTTTGGGAGCGCTCGCATTGATTGCGGCCGCCGTCAACGACATTCTTCAGAGTCAAACGATGGTCAGCACGGGATATTATCTTCCTCTCGGATTGTTCACGTTTATCTTTGCGCAATCCTACATGCTTTCTCTGAAGTTTTCCGCGGCCTTCGTATCGATCGAGAATCTTTCTGCCGACTTGAAGGCGACGAACCGGTCCTATAGCCGTTTTGTTCCTTTGGAATTTCTGAATTTTTTAGGAAAAAAGAATATTACGGAAATTGAATTAGGTGATCAAACGCAAAGGGAGATGACGATTCTTTTTTCGGACATCCGTTCCTTTACGGAACTTTCCGAAAAAATGACTCCGAAGGATAACTTCGATTTCTTGAATTCGTATATGGGAAGAATGGGGCCCATCATCCGCAAACACGGCGGTTTTGTGGATAAATATCTCGGAGACGGGATCATGGCGCTTTTTCCGGATTCGCCGGACAACGCTCTCGAAGCCGCGCTCGAAATGAAGCAGGAATTGGATCGTCACAATCAGAGCCGATTGGAAAGAAATTACGAACCCATTCGAATCGGAATCGGAATACATACGGGAGTTTTGATGTTGGGTACGATCGGAGAAGCGGAACGAATGGACGGAACGGTGATTTCGGACGCGGTCAATCTCGCCTCCCGGATCGAAGGCCTTACGAAAAAATACGGAGTCGACATTCTTCTTTCGGACGATAGTTTCCGTAAGATTAGAAATCGTGTTAAATACGCCTTTAAGGAATTGGGAAAAGTCTCCGTGAAAGGTAAGGAAAATTTGGTGGGCGTGTATCAGGTCGAATAA